A single window of Gossypium hirsutum isolate 1008001.06 chromosome A10, Gossypium_hirsutum_v2.1, whole genome shotgun sequence DNA harbors:
- the LOC107935889 gene encoding cytochrome b561 domain-containing protein At4g18260, whose translation MQVSHMLSSFITILVLHCLLLSTFVSCSSHGEITASTNHKNIKGNAHKLSSQMISYMAVHGLLLWGSMGFLMPVGILTVRMANKEEAGRRVKVLFYLHAILQILAVLLATVGAVMSIKNFENSFSNHHQRLGLALYAAIWMQTFIGFFRPPRGTKRRNTWYLTHWIIGTVTSMMGIINIYTGLKAYHKKTSRNTGIWTILFTAEIIFIAFFYLFQDKWEYIQKQGLILGNDNNNPQQQPAPASDQDQEINVSTQRDNQKACTAKRNALRNLFD comes from the exons ATGCAAGTTTCTCACATGCTAAGCTCCTTCATCACCATTCTTGTactccactgtcttcttctttcaACATTTGTTTCCTGCTCATCCCATGGGGAGATTACTGCATCCACCAATCACAAAAACATTAAAGGAAATGCACATAAG CTTAGTTCTCAAATGATATCTTATATGGCTGTTCATGGCCTTCTGCTATGGGGTTCCATGGGATTCTTAATGCCTGTAGGCATACTTACTGTTAGAATGGCCAACAAAGAAGAAGCTGGGAGAAGGGTTAAAGTTTTGTtctatctccatgccatattgcAG ATACTTGCAGTGCTTCTTGCAACAGTTGGAGCTGTCATGTCCATTAAAAACTTCGAGAATTCATTCAGTAACCATCACCAAAGATTGGGTTTAGCCCTTTATGCTGCCATTTGGATGCAAACCTTCATTGGGTTTTTCAGGCCCCCAAg AGGAACTAAAAGAAGAAACACATGGTACTTAACACACTGGATTATTGGAACAGTAACATCAATGATGGGGATTATTAACATCTACACTGGTTTAAAAGCTTACCATAAGAAAACATCAAGAAATACTGGTATTTGGACTATACTTTTCACTGCTGAGATCATTTTCATTGCGTTTTTTTACCTCTTCCAAGACAAATGGGAATATATACAAAAACAAGGGCTGATATTAGGCAATGATAATAATAATCCCCAGCAGCAGCCAGCTCCAGCTTCAGATCAAGACCAAGAGATCAATGTAAGCACCCAAAGGGATAACCAAAAGGCTTGTACTGCCAAGCGTAATGCACTTAGGAATTTGTTTGACTAA